One Bacteroidota bacterium genomic window, CTCACGCTCTTCTTTCTTACCGACTACCTGAAGCGCCGGAACGAGGAAGCCGATAGCGTGTACGCACTCCTGCTCTTCGCCGTGGTGGGGATGGTGATGCTGGCCACCGCAAACGACCTGATCATTGTATTCATCGGCTTGGAGATCATGTCGATCTGCCTCTACATCATGGCCGGGCTCTTCCCCAAGAATGTGCGTAGCAACGAGAGTGGCATGAAGTACTTCTTGCTGGGGGCATTTGCTACCGGCTTCTTTCTCTTTGGCATTACCCTGCTGTACGGCATTACGGGCAGCACGCGGCTAGACCGAATAGGCGAGGTGATCTTTCAGGAGCGCGCCTATACCCTGCTAGCGAACAAGCAGCTGGGCGTAGCCCCCCTGGTGCTGCTCTTTACGGCCATAGGCCTTACCCTGGTAGGCTTCTTGTTCAAGCTGGCCGCCTTCCCCTTCCACAGCTGGACACCGGATGTGTACACCGGGGCTCCCACCCCACTGGCAGGTTTTATGGCTACGGGTGCCAAGTTGGCCACCTTCATGGCCTTTATCTTTTTCCTGATGCAAGTAACGCTTCGGCCCGAGTGGGATGCCGTAAACTACATCAAGCTACAGAATGTGCTGGGCATAGTAGCCCTGGCCAGCATGCTGTATGGAAACCTGGTGGCTGTGCAGCAGCGCAACCTGAAGCGCATGCTGGCCTACAGCTCCATAGCCCACACCGGCTACCTGATGCTGGGCCTGATGGCGGGCCCACAGGGCTATGATGCCGTGGTGTTCTACATGGTTATCTATACGCTAATGACCGTTGGTGCCTTTGGCATCATCAGCATGGTGGAGCGCAAGGATGGCGATGCCGATGTGAGCCGCTGGAGTGGCCTGGGCCTGCGCAAGCCCCTGCTGGGTGTACTCATGAGTGCTTTCCTGTTCTCCATGGCAGGCATTCCGCCACTTGGGGGTTTTATTGCCAAGTACAAGATCTTTGTGGCAGCCATAGGGGCCGACCTGGAGGTAATGGCCATACTGGGCATCCTGGCCTCGGTAGTAGGGGCCTACTACTACCTGCGGGTCATTGTGCTAATGTACTTCAAAGCCAGCCCGGAACGGGGCGAGCAAGGCCTGCTGGCCGACGACGTGCACACGGGTAGCCAGCTGCTGCCCTACCTGGGTGTGCTCACCATGGGCATCCTGCTGCTGGCCGTGGGTGTAATGCCAGGACTGCTGGATAAATATGTACTCGACATATACAGCCACCTGGATCAGGCCATTACCCTGCCCTAGCCTGGTACCTGCCCTAGCATGGCTCTCCCCTGCATGGGTGTACAAGCGGGTCGCGTGTGGGCCTGCTGAACCCGAAACCCAAACTCCTTGATACGGCTCTTTGCCGTATGCCTGAGATGCTGCGTCTTGGACCCGGCAGGTACAGGTAGCGGGGGCCGATTACTCGGGCTGCATATCCGGCTCAAACGGACGCAATTCGTAGCCCATGGGCAGGGCCAGCTGCACGGGCAGGGCATCTATCTGTATAGCCTGCTGGCGCAGCACCAGGTCTTGCCGCAGGTACTTCCACTCCTTCAGCAGGGGGATGGCACCAGCCAGGTCTGTCTCATACCGGGCATCCTCCAGGGGGTTGGCCACCGGGTAGCGCAGTGCTGGGCTATAGGCCACGGTGTACTGCACTGGGCCGCCACCCATCTCGTGCACAAAGGTGCCCCGCCGCTGCCTACAGGCATAGGCCAGCAGCTGCACTGGGGGTAGTTCCTGTTCCCACTTCACCACCGGCTGGCCTGCCAGCCTGAAAAGGGCAACCTTTCTGCGGTACGCTACGCGGCGGGCTGTATCGAGCAGATAAATGGCACCACTATCGGCCAGGTAGAGCAGGGGCCAACTACGGGCCGTATGCACAAAATGCCGGCCGTGGCCCTGGCTATCCAGGCGCACACCCTGCTCGGCAATGGTATAAACCAGGGTATCGGCCATATAGGGATCCAACTGTAGGCCTGTGCTATCCCCCCGCGTAAGGGTGTACCGAATGCGACCGGTAAACGGCTGGGCCACCACCAGGATGGGCAATAGAAGTATTCCGAAGAGACAGATACAAAGGCGCATAAGCGGCTAATATCCGAAATTTCAGTTCTTTTGCAGTTAGATGAAGGATAAAGTTATCGCCATAACGGGTGCAAGCAGCGGCATAGGGCTGGCCTTGGCTCACGCGTTTGCCCGCCGGGGGAATCACCTGAGCCTGTGTGCGCGGCGCGAAGTGGTGCTGGAGGCCGAGGCAGAGAAGCTGCGTGCAGCCTACTCGGTACAGGTGCACACCGCAGCCGTGGATGTAACCGATGCAGCAGCCTGCCAGCAGTTTATCGAGGAAACGGTACATACATACGGCCGGCTGGATGTACTGGTGTGCAATGCCGGCATCAGCATGCGTGCCCAGCTGGCCGACTTGGAGCTGAAGGTGTTGGAACAGGTGATGGACGTAAACTTCTGGGGTGCTGTATACTGCGCAAAGGCTGCCCTGCCCCATCTATTGAAGAGCCGGGGTAGCCTGGTAGGCATCTCGTCAATTGCAGGCTATCGGGGTCTGCCCGAGCGATCAGGCTACTCGGCCAGCAAGTTTGCCCTCAATGGCTTTCTGGAAAGTGTGCGTACCGAGCTGCTGCATACAGGCGTGCATGTGCTTACGGCCTGCCCAGGCTTCACCGCCAGCAACATACGCCGCGTGGCACTCACCGCCAGTGGGGCGGCCCAGGGGGAGAGCCAGCGCGAAGAAGAAAAAATGATGCGCGCTGAAACTGTGGCCGAGCACATCTATCGAGCTACCGACAAGCGCCGACGAGACCTAATCCTCACCCGCCAGGGGAAACTAACGGTATTTATGAATAAGTGGCTGCCGGGCTGGATGGACAAGATGGTCTATCGGCACCTGCAGAAAGAGGCCAACAGCAGCCTGAGCTGATGCGACGCCTGCTGCCACTGTGCGTGCTGCTGCTGCACGCAGGCACGCTGATAGTGGCCCTGTGGCAGCGCAGCTACCTGTGGGAAGACAGCGTGCAGTACCTGACGCTGGCCGAAAACCTGCAGACCCATGGGGTGTATAGCCAAGACTACCTCCCCCCCCTAACAGCC contains:
- a CDS encoding NADH-quinone oxidoreductase subunit N, which gives rise to MNAPFFSLLQAANAPFGSEHFIASIPLLSLLGTGLLLMLADAFGLRRLLPWLAAAGLVGSALLALTAGGDAHAFQLYFGGMIGFGGRAALMHVLLCIISLLTLFFLTDYLKRRNEEADSVYALLLFAVVGMVMLATANDLIIVFIGLEIMSICLYIMAGLFPKNVRSNESGMKYFLLGAFATGFFLFGITLLYGITGSTRLDRIGEVIFQERAYTLLANKQLGVAPLVLLFTAIGLTLVGFLFKLAAFPFHSWTPDVYTGAPTPLAGFMATGAKLATFMAFIFFLMQVTLRPEWDAVNYIKLQNVLGIVALASMLYGNLVAVQQRNLKRMLAYSSIAHTGYLMLGLMAGPQGYDAVVFYMVIYTLMTVGAFGIISMVERKDGDADVSRWSGLGLRKPLLGVLMSAFLFSMAGIPPLGGFIAKYKIFVAAIGADLEVMAILGILASVVGAYYYLRVIVLMYFKASPERGEQGLLADDVHTGSQLLPYLGVLTMGILLLAVGVMPGLLDKYVLDIYSHLDQAITLP
- a CDS encoding SDR family oxidoreductase; protein product: MKDKVIAITGASSGIGLALAHAFARRGNHLSLCARREVVLEAEAEKLRAAYSVQVHTAAVDVTDAAACQQFIEETVHTYGRLDVLVCNAGISMRAQLADLELKVLEQVMDVNFWGAVYCAKAALPHLLKSRGSLVGISSIAGYRGLPERSGYSASKFALNGFLESVRTELLHTGVHVLTACPGFTASNIRRVALTASGAAQGESQREEEKMMRAETVAEHIYRATDKRRRDLILTRQGKLTVFMNKWLPGWMDKMVYRHLQKEANSSLS